A genomic region of Brevibacillus sp. JNUCC-41 contains the following coding sequences:
- the tpx gene encoding thiol peroxidase, producing MAYERTGAVTLGGNPVTLIGPELRVGDKAPDFALLTNDRLKAHLTDYKNKTCIITTVPSLDTGVCDLQTKLLNEEASKMGDDVAVLAISADLPFAQARWCKESNVEAITILSDHFDLSFGTAYGTYMKEQRLECRAVFVINQEGTIKYVEYVPEVTDHPDYESALQAAKEVINKAGTAK from the coding sequence TTGGCATATGAGCGTACTGGTGCAGTGACTTTAGGCGGTAATCCAGTGACCTTAATTGGTCCTGAACTAAGGGTAGGGGATAAGGCCCCTGACTTTGCACTATTAACAAACGACCGTCTTAAAGCACATTTAACAGACTATAAAAATAAGACATGCATCATCACGACTGTTCCTTCGCTTGATACGGGTGTATGTGATTTACAAACAAAGCTCTTAAATGAAGAAGCAAGCAAAATGGGTGATGATGTAGCAGTGTTGGCCATCAGCGCAGACCTTCCCTTTGCTCAAGCAAGATGGTGTAAAGAGAGTAATGTGGAAGCTATAACCATTCTCTCCGACCATTTTGATTTGTCATTTGGTACTGCATATGGAACGTATATGAAAGAACAACGACTGGAATGCAGGGCAGTATTTGTAATAAATCAAGAAGGAACTATTAAGTATGTGGAATATGTACCCGAAGTCACGGATCACCCAGATTATGAATCCGCATTGCAGGCAGCGAAGGAAGTGATAAATAAAGCAGGTACAGCTAAATGA
- the uraH gene encoding hydroxyisourate hydrolase, which translates to MDSKLTTHVLDLSKGLPAKGMKIELWAIAEQGDHSFIKEVCTNNDGRVDDPLLQGNDLKPGEYELVFYVGEYFNDGANDPYLRPFLNKVPLRFGIRSNEEHYHVPLLVAPGGYSTYRGS; encoded by the coding sequence ATGGACAGTAAGCTGACCACGCATGTTTTAGACCTGTCTAAAGGCCTGCCGGCAAAAGGGATGAAGATAGAACTCTGGGCCATAGCAGAACAGGGAGACCATTCTTTCATTAAAGAAGTCTGTACAAACAATGATGGGAGAGTGGATGATCCGCTACTTCAAGGGAATGATCTCAAACCAGGGGAGTATGAGCTTGTCTTTTATGTTGGGGAATATTTCAATGATGGAGCGAATGATCCTTATTTAAGGCCATTTTTAAATAAGGTCCCACTTCGCTTTGGAATAAGAAGTAATGAAGAACATTATCATGTTCCTCTGCTTGTTGCTCCAGGAGGATATAGCACCTACCGAGGAAGTTAG